One window of Vicinamibacterales bacterium genomic DNA carries:
- the istB gene encoding IS21-like element helper ATPase IstB yields MNVTELDRALRQLRLSGMADVLEARLRHAQTERLSPLDLVATLVSDELQRRQDRLVDRRHKQARFRDADRSLDRFDFDFNKKMNRALLHDLATARFVGQREDVLLLGPPGTGKSHLAQAIGRAAIQQGYRVAYREAHTLLEELADATLDGTRKIVLADLTAVPLLIIDDLGMRKLPHTAAEDLLELIMRRYERASTLLTSNRPVDDWGKLLGDTAAVTALLDRLLHHAHVLKCGPRSWRTKVHTDLRAEELTK; encoded by the coding sequence ATGAATGTGACTGAGCTCGATCGCGCCCTCCGCCAACTCCGCCTCTCGGGCATGGCCGACGTCCTGGAGGCCCGCCTCCGGCACGCGCAGACCGAGCGCCTGTCGCCGCTCGATCTCGTCGCCACGCTCGTGAGTGATGAACTGCAGCGGCGCCAAGACCGACTCGTGGACCGGCGCCACAAACAGGCACGCTTCCGCGACGCGGATCGCTCGCTCGACCGCTTCGATTTCGACTTTAACAAGAAGATGAATCGGGCCCTGCTCCACGACCTGGCCACGGCGCGCTTCGTCGGCCAGCGCGAAGACGTGCTCTTGCTGGGGCCGCCGGGCACCGGCAAGAGCCATCTCGCCCAGGCGATCGGCCGCGCGGCGATTCAGCAGGGCTACCGCGTCGCCTATCGCGAAGCGCATACGCTGCTCGAGGAACTGGCGGACGCCACGCTGGACGGCACGCGCAAGATCGTCCTCGCCGACCTCACGGCCGTCCCGTTGCTGATCATCGACGACCTGGGCATGCGCAAACTCCCGCACACCGCCGCCGAAGATCTCCTGGAGCTGATCATGCGCCGCTACGAACGCGCGTCGACGCTGCTGACGTCGAACCGGCCCGTCGACGATTGGGGCAAGCTACTCGGCGACACGGCCGCGGTCACCGCACTCCTCGACCGCCTCCTACATCACGCGCATGTCCTCAAATGTGGGCCACGGAGCTGGCGCACCAAGGTCCACACCGATTTGCGCGCGGAGGAGCTCACGAAGTAG